The genomic interval CTCTCACCAATGCAATCTCAAAGAGAGACACACCACTGATAAACTGATCATTTCATATTTGAAGTCCCTCGTTAAGACTTGACATCATCACCTGACACAAAAATGACCTTAACATTGAATTATATACAAGTACAACATTTGGCTTAATCATTCTAGAATACCCCATAGTCTTTTGGATAaccaaaaacttaaaaataaattcctagAATTAATTTTAGGATATTTCTGATTACACTTTTCAGTAAGGAGCACTCAACAATCCACTAAAGCCATTATGTAAGACAATAATCCTCCAAGGGAGAAGTGTCACAATTGGTTTTTGTTTAAGCCAAAAAGGAAGAGTGAAAAAAGGTGAAAGTGCAgtgccttttattaaagaagTAAAAGTGAAGTTATATTCCACTTATTGTTGTGGAAATTTGGAAGATTTCTTTAACAACAATTGCCTTGTTCTCTCTTAATTAGAATATATTACATTCTTTGTACTTTGGTACTCTAGCAGCCACCCTATAACGATTCCCTCTTTGTAATCTAATTAATAATGATGCTTAGGAACAAACTTTATGCAAACAATGCTAAACAATGCCAGTTTGCCTCATgtacataataaaatatagcAAAGTGAAAGTGACTTGCAGAAACAACTCTGAAACATAACTTCCTCTTACTTTAACTTATACGACTGTGTCTTAGGAGTTGTACAGCCAGGACGCCGAATAGAACAAGTCTTCATTGTTTTTAACACCACCACTTGGCAATGTCTCCTTAGAGCCGGCTATTTTCTCCTTCCTTTTAAGTACTACAACACAACCTGCTTCTTCACTTCCTTTTATCTTCATCAAATTATGCTTAATTGGGGTTTGATCTTCCCTCAAAACCCACCAAGGAAAAACTGACATCCTGGTTTGCAGTATAGAAAGATTGAACAAGAAAGTTAACCTACGTGTTTGCAAGAAAAGATATGGATAGACTTATTAGTTTGGAGCCATCAAACCTTGTTGCTGTCAGGATTGAGCCAGGGCAGAAATGTTATGGAGAGCTTACTCTACGCAATGTTATGTACACCATGCCGGTTGCCTTTAGGCTCCAGCCGTTGAACAAGGGTAGGTACACTGTCAAGCCTCAATCAGGAATCATAGCACCACTCGGGACACAAACTGTGGAGATTGTGTATCATCTCCCTCCAGGTTCATTACTTCCGGACTCTTTTCCTCTCAGTGATGATTCTTTCCTTCTGCATAGCGTGGTGGTTCCTGGTGCAGCAATCAAAGACTCGACATCAAGTTTCGATGCAGTTCCTAACGACTGGTTCACAACAAAGAAGAAGCAAGTTTTTATTGACAGTGGCATCAAGATCATGTTTGTTGGTTCACCTGTTTTGGTTCAACTTGTGATGGATGGTTCTATGGATGAAATCAGAGACGTATTAGAGCGTAGTGACCCAGCATGGAATCCAGCTGATTCAGTTGATTCACATGGACAAACCTTGCTCCATCTTGCCATAGCTCAAAGCAGACCTGATATTGTCCAATTACTGCTTGAATTTGAGCCTGATGTAGAGTTTCAAAGCCAGTCAGGCTCTACACCACTTGAGGCTGCTGCAGGGTGTGGTGAAGAATTGATTGTTGAGCTTCTATTGGCGCATAAGGCTAGTTCAGAGCGATCAAAGTCCTCTAGTTGGGGTCCAATTCACCTAGCAGCAATTGGTGGTCATCTAGAGGTTCTGAGACTTCTTCTGCTCAAAGGTGCTGATGTTGATGCCCTCACAAAGGATGGCAACACTTCCTTACACCTCGCAGTtgaggaaagaagaaaagattgCACGCGTCTACTATTAGCTAATGGCGCCACACTTGATGTTCGCAATACTAGAGATGGTGAGACGCCGTTACATATCGCTGCAGGATTAGGTGATGAGCAAATGGTGAAACTGTTACTTCAAAAGGGAGCAAACAAAGAAATACGCAACAAGGCAGGAAAAACTGTTTATGATGTTGCTGCTGAGTATGGTCACATACGCCTTTTTGATGCACTCAAGCTTGGCGACAGCTTGTGTTTAGCTGCCCGAA from Theobroma cacao cultivar B97-61/B2 chromosome 5, Criollo_cocoa_genome_V2, whole genome shotgun sequence carries:
- the LOC18599817 gene encoding putative ankyrin repeat protein RF_0381, coding for MDRLISLEPSNLVAVRIEPGQKCYGELTLRNVMYTMPVAFRLQPLNKGRYTVKPQSGIIAPLGTQTVEIVYHLPPGSLLPDSFPLSDDSFLLHSVVVPGAAIKDSTSSFDAVPNDWFTTKKKQVFIDSGIKIMFVGSPVLVQLVMDGSMDEIRDVLERSDPAWNPADSVDSHGQTLLHLAIAQSRPDIVQLLLEFEPDVEFQSQSGSTPLEAAAGCGEELIVELLLAHKASSERSKSSSWGPIHLAAIGGHLEVLRLLLLKGADVDALTKDGNTSLHLAVEERRKDCTRLLLANGATLDVRNTRDGETPLHIAAGLGDEQMVKLLLQKGANKEIRNKAGKTVYDVAAEYGHIRLFDALKLGDSLCLAARKGEVRKIQRLIENGAVINGRDQHGWTALHRASFKGRIDAVKMLIDKGIDVDSKDDDGYTALHCAVESGHTDVVELLVKKGADVEARTNKGVTALQIADSLHYAGISRILIHGGATKDGMPQVAAMPVSIPFGNGKMGKENETKAVMKRKPSRARALRGSFDRSLPLAVV